CACTTCCTTGCTGCTCTTCTCCTGCAGCAGGTCTTCACGTTCCATTTCGAGGTTGGTGTCGAGTCGTGATGTGTAGTTCGATGTTGTATGttccttccttctattttttcctctcttttctttttctttctctttctttactctctctctctctctctctctctctctctctctctctctctctctctctttctctctctccttttttctctttgctttctttctcgctctccctaccccttccccttcttcctcatcattagttttataaaactactcttccctctccctctccccagatGTTATCGTGGTCGGGCAGAGCGGTGTTCTTCGGGTTCCTCTTGGTAACAATAGGAAACATCACCGCCATGTACGACGCGTGGCGATGGGCGCCCTTGGTCGAAGTCACTCGCTGCGCCTCCTACGTCGCCTTCGCCAGTACGAACAGCGTCTCTGGCTGGACCGGCCTGGACACGGGCCTCGCGACGTTTTGTGCCGTTTCTTCTCTCGTGTGGCTCTCCCCGAGTGTGAGTTTGATACAGAAGAGTTTTAAGAAGAAAGCGGTGTGAGATAAAACACGGTTGacgctttgcttttgttttgaacATACGTCTTAACGGTGCTGTATGGATGACCTTAAGAGGGAATTGATGTGAGATGAGATGCATCTATTGATCCGCATTTCGTTGCGACAAATGTatgaaaggtatggatgagaatgaatatcttcaccatacaagagatgtatctgacagGTCTAGATTTTATCTTCGTCGGAAATACACTTTTCAGAAatgaatgtatttctgacgaagatataatcgaaatcggtcaaatacatctttttctttgttaacAGATTGCATTGCCACTACGTATGAATGTACCTCAAGTTACCAAGTTGGCTCATatacgaatgaaaaaaataataatacaaggtcaagatttttttttaaacttttcatgaATGTCAGTGTTGATGCACTGGCAGAAGAGAACACTAAACGCAATAGGTTTATCGAACGATGAGacaatttcgaaatcctcctggagtTGAAATTCAGGAGGATTTCTTGTGAGATTTCCCTATTCCTTCGGTAATCTCTTGctcatttcattcatttccatCTCTTGGCTTGcgtttatttctctcattttcgttcTTAAGCTTCCGGCCTCATACCAATCTGCACTATCCATCACACCTCTAGGTTTAACCGACAGAAACCTGGGTCGATCTCGGACCCTCGAATCCCTGGTCCGAAAATCATGATCCGAACCTGGGTATTTCCAGCGGGCGTCGCTCAGACACGTCGAAGAGGATTCACGCCCACACACGTCACACATCCACATTGTATTTACTGCCAAATCATGCTGTAGatgcacatatgtaaataaaactaGTGAATCCCTATGTGTCTCGGGTTTCCCCCTGTGCTTCGAGTAGTTCGAACTCTTTGAGTGGCGAATAAGCCAGGTGACAGGTCTTATTTTACTGAGATTTTGTCGGTCTTTCCCCAAACTATGAAGGCCTTCAGAGTGGATGGAAGCATAattgttcttaattttttatatatttattttttctactttacgGCTTTTTAAGACCCACCACGTACTTAGACATTGCCTTTTATTATACGTCATTGAagatcttttattatcttttaaaaatgctttaatcataatcttattaattataatcatttattcatatcgGATACGTGTTTTGTGACAACTTTGGATATATTTCCCTTATACTTACGACCTGCCTACGTCACCTTCCTAATCATCGACTTTAGTAATTAATTAAAGACTACTGAGGAATTATGAAACACTTGTTACATGATTTTATTTCagtcttgttttttgtttaataattttaagtttattttgtCTTACTGAGTTTGCTGGCAGTGTTTTTAGTTCATTGTTGTCTTGTTTCTAATGTTCTTTTCTGTAAATTTTGCATTTGTttctcttaaccttttttattgttcattgcTGTTAATTAACACCTTTGTTCAATTACCAGTTCTTAAATTATTGTACTTGAGTTTGTTAAAATAACTATTGCACAGTGAAGTGGcctgcctgtatatatataaaccacttgTGACTAAACCTGTACAGGAGTTGCCTCTGGACCCTATGTTAGCGTCCCCCTGGATTACCCTTTCACCGCTGGCGTCGCTGGATCGGCAAGACAAGGTTGTGTCTGAACcgttttacatgccagttagattttttttccttttttatcattataattattatttaatagtatTTGTGACAATGAAATTGTAAATAATGTTAatttattatgaatttatatcCAGGATAAAGCTATGAATGCTGAATAGTCCAATGCATTTATTAAACACTAAAGAACTTGAGATACCaagatatatatgcgcatgttaTGTAAAGGAAAGTTGCAATTTTTGGGGGAATCGTGTGCTTGAAAGTTGCTGAAGTGTGTGGCTGAAAGATTCCTAAATCCCTGTGGATATTACCAACTGGAGAATGTACGTGAGCATATTTATACTGTTTACAGATTGTATTTAGAAGTTACAAAGAACGTTtgatattttttctccattttggtTGGAACTTTTTCCGGTGatagtgaagattttttttttctctctcattgaaAGTATTTTCTGTTGGGTCTGTTTTAAGAGAATTgggattattttgtaatttataaaaggatttttgtgtctttctcttGGTTATCAGGCTTGTGGCACACTTACATGGGAAGACATTAGAAATTGCTAGGCGTGTTTACGTAAAGTTTACTTAAAGTCTACAGTCAAAGGTTTACTTGATATTGGCCAGCACCAGATGCTCTGGCCTTGCAGTGTAAACCTGTCCCTTCAGAACAAGGATTTCGtatgttttattcataatttccCAACTATCTACCAGTGGTGCTATTTTCATTCACAAAGGAGTCAAGGACACTAGTAACCAGACCCATTTCTTAAGGGACATGTAGCTGGGGCATGGGACAATAACTTTCCTCATTCCCTCGACCCTAAACCGCCGTCCGAGTGGAGGATTTTAGAAGTTTGGTGTATATATGATAGAGCTTTCAGAGTTGAAactgtattacttttattaatttcaacattcaacagTAGCCTCTGCTCTTagactttttttctaaatcaagACTAACTGCTTGCCAATAGCACATGATcgtttccttgaaaaaaaaatcaaaataggcATTTTTAGTTGAAGACTTAGATAATTTTCATGAATTAGATACAAATTATTATGATTCAGATCTTTACTCCCTATGTTGAACCTTATATAAAACATGTGATTATTTCAGGGTTGTAGTAAAGtaattttctatgattttttaaagagaacaccagatataaataaataaatatatattatatatatatatatatatatatatatatatatatatatatattccatgatGTCTTTGTCCAAATTGCGTTGAAATGATTTTTGAGAACATCTCTAACAACaagaattattttcatataaccgGTTATCTAGACAAAATGTAATACAAGACATTTCTTTACTCATTTATTCCATTTCACGATCATCTAAAATATGAGAATACATATTTCAAATCAGTGTCTGTGAAATCACGAAAGTCCGTCATCAAAAACAGACAGGACGAGGTATATTTCACCGCCCTTGGGAAAGGAGATCAAAACACAGCCGTTCCTTCAGCGTGTCTGTAGGAGACGGTGACGAAGGGCACGACCACGAGGAGGTAGCAGGCCAGGAGGAGCAACACCAGGAGAAGGAAGAACACTACCAACACTGTCATTAAACATCGCTGGAAGTCCTCGTATCGCCTGGCGTCGACGAGAactatctgtttcttttccttgtccTCCGCTACGTTAGAAGTCGTTCCTTCTAAATCCTCTTCTGCAGAAACCGAGGATGGGGTCTTTTCTTGAGTTGCTGAGTTCGCACACATATTTTCCTCGTCTTTTGCCTCAGCCAATTCGCTTTTGTTATTCGTACTGCAGGAGAATTCATTTCTATTTTGAGGTTCCGGGACTGTTTGAGCTTCGGGTTTCAGGTGTTCAGACTCCTCTTTATCTGCAGGATCCTCAGATACCGTTTTGCCAGTAGGATCCTGGTGTCTGGGTTTTCTCCTGCTCTCCGATTCTTGGGTTTCAGGTTCCTTCCGGTCGGTTGGCATCCAGAGGTCCGGAAAAACGAGATCGAACTCTGGGTCCTCTGGGGTGTTGTGGGTGATGGCGTGTTTCAGGGTAAAAAATTGGAGTCTGAGATTTTCGAGTGTTTCCTCCACATAATCGAGATGCTTGAAGAGAGCAATGCCCAAGCTAAAATCGAAACTCTCTTCAAGAATGTTTGCCTGGCGCATGTCTCCCTTGAACTTTCTCCAATTTAATCCTGGCGTCTTACTAGGCTTCGTCTCGATTTCACATTCGCAGGGAACTTGATTTGCATTTAAGAAACGTAGCATCTCGTTCTCGTCGAAATCCCGAGGAAGCGAAGAACTTTCCTGGTCTGCTGTTGGCATCCCCTGGATTCCGTTCACCTTAGCGTCCTCTACACATTGATCGTTCGACCCGGATTTCGGCGGATGAGCAGGGAGGTGATCGTCCTCTACGTCTAGCGAGTTTTGGCGTTCGAGTCTCGGTTTTGTCGTCGAGAgatcttttccctctttcgctgCGTCTTTGGTGTCCTCTACTTCTCTCTGATTGATGTCTTTGATTAACAGatcgtcataatcatcaaatCCGTATTCCCATTCCTTCCTCAGCACCAGCTCCTCCACCACCTCGGATTCGATGATGGACTCTTTGCACACGCCCTCTCGGACTACCAGTCCCTTCTGTCGAGGTTTTTTATCATCACAAACACCTACGAGCATGTCTCCTCCCTTGAAGCATGGGTCGCATTCCAGGGGGTCTTCCTTCCCGTTTAAATGCGGCGCCGAGAGGtctttccccgccccctccttctcGCCCTTCAGAAAGAGCGACTCAGCCCAGCGATCTGTTCGGTCGAGTCTCCAGTGGCACTCGCGCAACGTATTCTGCATCTGCCGGAGACGTGTCAGCAGGAGGTCCTCGTCGTCTGCAGGTCGGCCGCACCCGCTCCCGACGCCTCCCTCATGGTTATTTACGACAGCCACGGCCAACATCTTGGACAAATGGGCGGTGGATGGCTTTGCACACTAAATATTGGTTGTTATATCCTGATTTTAGAACCAGGATATGTGAGGATCATGAGTTTGATGCCAAGATCTTGCAAGATGAATACTCGGTTGGTGTGATTCTGACTTATGTTGACGTCTGAACAGCGCCTTCGTTCCCGGCTATCTGGAATTGTGAGTGAATAACTGAATTAGCGAAGCACTGTTGGTCTTTTTCTGTTTCAAGAACATACCGAAAATACTCGctacaaataattatttattcgaTAAAATAACCGTTACCACTTAGAGGATACTttaatcattttgttatttactcaaaggaaaggaaaatcgaaCTCCATACATCGATTTAACAGCAGGTTCCCCCCAGGCTTTGTTCTTACTGGCAGCTGACCAAACAGCAGTTAAATTTCTTCGAAGTGTCTCTCGCCATCGTTGATCTCATATCCGGAGATCTGCCGCGCAAAGCGAATCTGGAAAAgtggtaaagatttttttatctattaattaggGCATAGACGACataaattgtgaaaataaaaaaaaaaggaaatgtatataggtatatagatatatatacacacacacacataccacacacacacacacacacagcataatatatatatattattatatatatatgtagatatatataatatatatatatatatacatataatatatataatatatatatatatatattataataatatatattatatatattatgtgttgtgtcgTGCTGTTGtgtggtcctgtgtgtgtgtgtgtgtgtgtgtgtgtgtgtgtgtgtgttgttgtgtgtgtgtgttgtgtgtgtgtgcatgcgttcattatataatgtaatatacaattgtgttgtgagtaatatatatttatttgtgtgtgatgtgtgtgtgtgtgtgtgtgttgtgtgtgtgtgtgtgtgtgtgtgtgtgtgtgtgcgtgcgtgtgctgtggtagatttatatatatatatatatatatatatatatctatatattatattatattaatctgtgtgtgtgtatggatatcgatttttttgaaatatatgaattatacacacacacacacacacacacacacacacacacacacacacacacacacacacacacacacacacacacacacccacacacatatatatatatatagattatatctatataatatatatatttatatatatcatatcatatacatatattacaaaatgctatggcattatataatatgtatatacatatatagtatatatatatagatatatgagatatatagaatatatatatttatatcatcaccatatgacattataaaaatgcatatggcatatatatatattatatatatatctaatatatatatatatatattaatatatatatatatatatatatatatatatatatatcatcgcctTTGTTCTGTGAGTGAGCTGGTCGACGAAGTAAACAGCACGACATAAGTTGTGTTAACCTCAAGCAGAATGTTTACCTGGCGTTTATCACCTCGTTAACGGATCGTGTGGTCTAAATAGCGAATCTGATCATTTGTgagatttgggaaatttttaggaaatgaagaaacaaaagtaggatgtcgtttttttttttactgtatagtATCAGTGTTATGTTTATCTTGTTCTTTCTTATTAAACCAAAGCCAGCTTTGTCATTTTACATCCGCCATTAACCTATAAACATTCCCATTCAAACCAACATTCACAATATCCCCACTGTAATCATAATTTACAACTCCATTCCTCCTTATCATGTACTCTAATAATTTACTCATATAAGCATACAAACAATCCCGTTTTCACCCAACCGCGAAGCCTAAGCCGGGGCCAATACGGGgtagcaaacaaacacaccaaaggaAACGGAAAGAGATGGTAAAGCGAGAGTTGATAATAAAGCTTCCATCACACACAGTACCGTACCTCTGACACACAGGATATTGTGATAGAGACTTGGTATAACGACATCACACAACATTGCACTTTGTGAAGCGTGAACTAAAAGTACGCAAACACGAAGAAAGAGATGCGAAGGGAGGGCAGGGGcgaagaggcggagagaggggggagggagagagggagagagatgagatgagagagagagagagagaccgccgGAGgaggagacagcgagagagagagagagagagagagagagagagagagagagagagagagagatgggggggaataCACAgactgagaaaaatagataaagagagggagaggaagagagagacagtgtgcgagagtgaaagagagagagagagagagagtcagacagacagataaagagagacgaagagaaaaagaaaagaaggcagaaacagagagacagagaaagagacagactgacaaacagacaggcagatagagaaaaatagagaaagaaaaaaggtgagatagagagagacacacacacacatgcatagaaagaatgagagagtgggtgggggagagaaagagagaggagggggaaatgagggagaaagagatagagagaggagagaaagagaaagacagagagagaaagagatagagagggaggcagacagagagagagagacgggccaAGAcgcgtgagaaagagaaaagatatatatgattaccaTAAAATGATAATCCATATGAAATAATAATCCTTATGAAATAATAATCCATATACCTTGTAATTAACAGGTCCAATTATCAGTACAACGTGAGGCTTGCCATGAAGAAGTTTATTTTTACTGTGAATTAAAACTATTACaagattcttattttctttctatctatcacttGATATCTATGACAGCATGAATCAGTAATAAATTACTTACCTGTAAGTAATGAAAATCACATCTAATTGTGTCATCATACTGGTAATTACACTATCAAGACCTATTTTTGGTCTGTTAGATTTATTCTCCTTTCagctttcccttcctctcgttATTCGATACTGTAATTATGTCATTAACAAACGTTCCTATTCAGTTTAtgcaccacatcacacacacgttCCACGTCGCTAAACATACACATTTtgttatctcccttttctttccaaatCTTTTTGGTGTGTCCCCTTTTTCTTCGCTCGTTTTACGAACTTAACTCTCGTTTTGTCAGTCAGTCCACCCAAATCAAGGATCGTTATGTACTTAACATCTCTACGAAACAAACAATATGAAGGTATCACTAACACACCGGTATCCACCTGTAAGAAATGGGagacgtgcatacacacacatacacgtgcgcaTGAGCGTCGAACAGCTGCTCCTCGCTCTACACTGCGACTACAAGTGCCATGCGTGGGTGCCaaaggatgaaggggggagggaggagtgggataGCGGGGAGAGAGAGTCCTGTAGGATTCTGGGAAGCCGCGAATGTTACGAAAGAATGCtacgaaggagaagagaaaggaaggagagaagagtaaagaaagatTGTGTCTGTCATTTAATCATAAAGAACTCTGTAAAGCTATTAATATGGAAAGGGACggcggaaggagagaaaaaaaggatgaaagggaaaaaggacaaaTATATCTCATATCATGTAAAGGTTATACCTTAAAATGAGACGACACCCGTAGTAATAACCTCTCAAGACCTCAAAACATGATATTCTTGCGTATAATTTGAATAACCATCGTGTCCCCCAAACTGAGTTAATTCCCACTTGAATTAAAAGTAAGCTATCGACTGTTCACTTAGATAACCCCCctcaagatagatagatgaaaacaaataaataaaagaaaccaaaaataaaattcagaattcttatttcattagttacattttttttttacatatatagtggTTTTGTAGTACAgcaaaatatatggtatatataatggcAAAGTcgttctttatcttatatttagAAACCTGATCGAATTGATAGTTTAGATGATAcgtaaattatgttttatatgtattctaGTTCCGAATAGTCCTGATATTGtgtggtagttggttccagatcatggGTCCACATATgaagaaaatgtagaaaatgtatgaatgagaatgaatatcttcacaatacaagaggtgcatttgaccggtttctaacgaagatataatgaaatacatctcttgtattgtgaagatattcattcacattcatacctttcctctctctttctctctctctctctctctctctctctctctctcttacttctcttctctctctctctctctttcctcatactctctctcatctctctcttctctttctctctctctacctcccctctctctctctctctctctctctcttctactctcatctctctctctcttcttctctctctatctcttctctctctactctttctctcatatatatatatatatatatatatatatatatatatatataatatattataaatatcatatatatatatatatatacatatatatatatatatatataatatatatatatatatatatatatataatatatattatatatatatattatatactatatattttttttttttttttttttttttttttttttttttttttttttcgataactaTTGGATGTTAGACATGCTGACGATACATAAGAAAATCTAGAGCATGTAAAAGAGAGTATCTGAGATAATACAATTAACATACTGAAATGTCTGAATTTTATTCTATTAAAGATTATTTTACGAATATTTGTTATGAAACATTGCAAAGAATActttgcaatacacacacacacactacacaacacacacaacacacacactacataatatatatatatatataaaatatatatatatattatatatatatatatatatatatatatatatattatacacatacataactatatatatacatatatatatataatataatataatatatatatatatcatcagtggtgtggtgtgtgaaacatataatactaatacaaatataatatatatatatatattatatattatatatatatatataatattattgttgatgtgtgtgtgtgtgtgtgtgcgtgtgtgtgtgtgtgtgtgtgtgtgcatacgtgtgtgtgtgtgaaaagtacAGCACAATATTATCAAATTCTTAAAGATGAAAgtgaattatcttatttttagtaAGGTCTGGTTTTGGATTTATAAAAATCCGTTTTAAACACAAGTTCTACttctagtattaaaaaaaaaaacgatatttcaTATGTTCCCAATTTCAACAGTAAAAGGAAGGACCTATAAATTGGTTGATggttaataattaaaacaaacaaatgtgctagacatcaaaggtcatatagcactatggcaAGCATTGTGGCGAAGAGGGTATGAATGAGTTGGCGATTAGGATAGAATATGTTAGATGTCAAAGATTATACAGCGTTAAAAGATAGTATGGCActgaaaaagatagagaggggagcaAATGAAGTAAGGTGGGGGACTCAAGAGAAAAGGGTTCAGGGTGGAGGCCGATTGGGTGAAACGGAGAGTATCTGTGTCTGCGGAAGGATGAGGAACATTGTATAGGGAAAACTGGCAATGGGGCCATTATGAAACAATCGACGGGTAATGTGGGTAGGGATGGCTGttggagaagtaggaagagaagaatCCGGGCAGTGAGATAAGGGAACATGGGAAGGTCCTGTagtatcaggaagaatgtcaggagggaaAGGATCTGGAGGACACTTGCGACATAAGGGGGTCATGTGAACATCCATGTGGGTGCAGTAAGGACattggaaaaagaggagggaatggaaaagggagagctggggtgtgttgggagagagagggaggaagaggggtagggggaacctaaggaggaggaggatgaatattgtcaaatactttgaatgtagagggaAAAGGACCAGAGAGATTGGAAAGTGGATGAGGGAGTGGAGCgttctcttgggtcatgtttagTAAGTTTTGGATATCTTCAAGAGTTGCTAGAGGGGAGTTGGATGggaaggtctgagaaacaaaggttttcttatgaggaggagaagagggcatAGATGTCCGAGGACCAGAGGAAGATGCGGGTGCTGGAGAGGATGTGGTGCGATAGATAaagtgagaagaaggaggagtaggcatcggggaagtggtagagactggagtatctggatttagactggaaaaggaatttaacTGGGGACGAGGGGGAATTGAGGTAGGATGGTTCGGGGTAGCGGGGAGAGATACTGGGGGAAATGCTGAAACATCTTGAGGAGAGACGGGGAGCGGAGCGAAGGACAGGTATGGAATAGGTAGggagagaaaaacctcgtcggtGTGCTCCATGTCTGGCCCCACGTAGAGTGAgccctagtttgaatctgagaactgttacctcagattcgagcttgtaggcaggACAGCTtctaaaaatacattatgggaaccaACAATGGCACACGACGTGACTGGCAGAGCATTTGAacggtcatgaccaggttgggcacataaacGGCAGCGGGCTGTGGAGCGAGATTGTTTGGCAGGGTGGCCAACGGAGAaaaggttgatatggtcggacagggcaggacactccaccaatataaacttcatgggagAAATCATATCTACGGAAgttaatcttggcaatattggtataGGACTTGGGAGAAATAGTGTAGCTATGTACTGCCACTGAATCACAGTCGACGACGAGGCAGGCGAGCAGGtcgttttcacagtctgaccagtccttatCGTAGACAGGACAATCAATAGGAGAGACGGAAgcagttccggtacaagtattaagggaggagtgagttgggcaggaataggtttgccactGAGATCAGTCAGGATAGATAGTGCACGAGCTTGAGACACAGATGTAACTGTGGCAAGACGTGAACGATCGGAACGACtgtgaaaggaaactttgcctacctATTTTTGGAGACACTGCTGGAAGAGAAGAGTATTGTCAAAGTAAGgaggggctgtagggggaatcacaaagaatcgatcccacttggctgggccaaaagAGTACATATAAGGTTTGAAAAGGTGGAACCAGCagaaggacggaggaggaaggaagatgaggatgttTGGAGTGAGGTAGTACTGTGGGGAgaagtaaaataaagataaagagtaGTAATAGGAGAGGTGGGGTAGagatgaagaagactgtgcaggaGATGGAGTAAAGGATGTTGGGAGAGACCAAGGGGTTTATTCTGAAGATTGAGTAATGACTCCAGTGGATGATTGGGAACAGATAGAGTTAACAGTAACCATCAAGGAGAGTGTACTGGTTGGAGCCATGGTCAACGGAGAAGCTGAGGTTGGAAAAACATAAATGTCATATTTAGATATGGTAGTTGATGAAGAGGCAAGCCTTAATtcccctaataagggtaaaaatcttcattattggctatGGTGAGCCTGTAATGTGGGGAAAAGAAACGGTCTACCCCTCAAGGTCGTCATACGGGGATGGGCTAAGCGATTAACCTCCCAGAGAGGCCAATCAGGCTGACACAAATCAAGCCtctcatcctttcagcacggctctcacgtCTTagaaagtggacagaagaagggcatgaagaagagaaggcaaaggaaaaggggagaagaacagagtatgcaaaatttgttgaggcaaGAGCTGGGGTCCAAaacaggggtgatcccctacattgggcctctgtCTCCATCTTCTAGaccccccatgacaacaatgagGAAGGCATGGGGGTGggggattataaaaataatgataaataaaaattcttCATATCATTGCTTCTGAAATGTTTTATGGTTAATGCttcaaacaaataaatgtgttagacatTAAAGGTTATTCttgatataaatatttgatatttcaaaTGCCTTCCCTGTGAAACAAGTTCATAAGAATTATTTTGAGAAggtttgcagattttttttctcatagtcTTAGCCTGGAACTCATACTTCATTTCAAAAACCTTTGGAAATCTCTTGTTGCTAAATGATAATGCAACCTtgttaacaattaatcatttAGTTATTCCAGATAATTTATGCACCACTGTCTTTAGCTCCTTCTTAAATCCACTTGTAGGCAAAGTCAACACATCACCAGGTACTTTCATTCACTTATCaaggaaaaaatacagagaaaatttaattaataaacttTAATTGGTTTTAATTTTCAGCTAACAATCTTACAATCATCACCACTATAATGGACCAATATTTCATATTCacaaaatgaaggagaagaaaacacaaacagacattaaaaaggattttatgttgtaaaaacaataattgatTTGCATATTGCTCCTTAATAATGAACCAACAAGAGAAAACATTCTCAATTAATGTCTTCCCATGTAAGTGTGCCACAAGCCTGATTaccaaaagaaagagacaaaaatccttttataaattacaaaataatcccAATTCTCTTAAAACAGACCCAACAGAAAATACtttcaataagagagagagaaaaaaaaaaaatcttcattatcaccGGAAAAAGTTCCAaccaaaatggagaaaaaatatcaAACGTTCTTTGTAACTTCTAAATAAATCTGTAAACAGTATAAATATGCATCAAGTACATTCTCCAGTTGGTAATAGCCACAGGGATTTAG
The Penaeus monodon isolate SGIC_2016 chromosome 18, NSTDA_Pmon_1, whole genome shotgun sequence genome window above contains:
- the LOC119584562 gene encoding uncharacterized protein LOC119584562, whose amino-acid sequence is MLAVAVVNNHEGGVGSGCGRPADDEDLLLTRLRQMQNTLRECHWRLDRTDRWAESLFLKGEKEGAGKDLSAPHLNGKEDPLECDPCFKGGDMLVGVCDDKKPRQKGLVVREGVCKESIIESEVVEELVLRKEWEYGFDDYDDLLIKDINQREVEDTKDAAKEGKDLSTTKPRLERQNSLDVEDDHLPAHPPKSGSNDQCVEDAKVNGIQGMPTADQESSSLPRDFDENEMLRFLNANQVPCECEIETKPSKTPGLNWRKFKGDMRQANILEESFDFSLGIALFKHLDYVEETLENLRLQFFTLKHAITHNTPEDPEFDLVFPDLWMPTDRKEPETQESESRRKPRHQDPTGKTVSEDPADKEESEHLKPEAQTVPEPQNRNEFSCSTNNKSELAEAKDEENMCANSATQEKTPSSVSAEEDLEGTTSNVAEDKEKKQIVLVDARRYEDFQRCLMTVLVVFFLLLVLLLLACYLLVVVPFVTVSYRHAEGTAVF